Proteins encoded within one genomic window of Felis catus isolate Fca126 chromosome C1, F.catus_Fca126_mat1.0, whole genome shotgun sequence:
- the GAD1 gene encoding glutamate decarboxylase 1 isoform X2 gives MASSTPSSSATSSNAGADPNTTNLRPTTYDTWCGVAHGCTRKLGLKICGFLQRTNSLEEKSRLVSAFKERQSSKNLLSCENSDRDGRFRRTETDFSNLFARDLLPAKNGEEQTVQFLLEVVDILLNYVRKTFDRSTKVLDFHHPHQLLEGMEGFNLELSDHPESLEQILVDCRDTLKYGVRTGHPRFFNQLSTGLDIIGLAGEWLTSTANTNMFTYEIAPVFVLMEQITLKKMREIVGWSSKDGDGIFSPGGAISNMYSIMAARYKFFPEVKTKGMAAVPKLVLFTSEHSHYSIKKAGAALGFGTDNVILIKCNERGKIIPADLEAKILEAKQKGYVPLYVNATAGTTVYGAFDPIQEIADICEKYNLWLHVDAAWGGGLLMSRKHRHKLSGIERANSVTWNPHKMMGVLLQCSAILVKEKGILQGCNQMCAGYLFQPDKQYDVSYDTGDKAIQCGRHVDIFKFWLMWKAKGTVGFENQINKCLELAEYLYAKIKNREEFEMVFDGEPEHTNVCFWYIPQSLRGIPDSPERREKLHRVAPKIKALMMESGTTMVGYQPQGDKANFFRMVISNPAATQSDIDFLIEEIERLGQDL, from the exons GCTTCCTGCAAAGGACCAACAGCCTGGAAGAGAAGAGCCGGCTTGTGAGCGCCTTCAAGGAGAGGCAGTCCTCCAAAAACCTGCTTTCCTGTGAAAACAGCGACAGGGATGGACGCTTCCGGCGCACGGAGACGGACTTCTCCAACCTGTTTGCTCGAG ATCTGCTTCCGGCTAAGAACGGGGAAGAGCAAACTGTGCAGTTCCTACTGGAGGTGGTAGACATACTCCTCAACTATGTCCGCAAGACATTTGATCGCTCCACCAAGGTGCTGGACTTCCATCACCCGCACCAGCTGCTGGAAGGCATGGAGGGCTTCAACTTGGAGCTCTCTGACCACCCTGAGTCCCTGGAACAGATCTTGGTTGACTGCAGAGACACCCTGAAGTATGGGGTTCGTACAG GTCACCCTCGATTTTTCAACCAGCTCTCCACTGGACTGGATATCATTGGTTTAGCTGGCGAATGGCTGACATCAACTGCCAATACCAATAT GTTTACATATGAAATTGCACCAGTATTTGTCCTCATGGAGCAAATAACACTTAAGAAGATGAGGGAGATAGTTGGATGGTCAAGTAAAGACGGTGATGGGATATTTTCTCCTg GGGGAGCCATCTCTAACATGTACAGCATCATGGCCGCTCGCTACAAGTTCTTCCCGGAAGTTAAGACAAAGGGCATGGCAGCTGTTCCCAAACTGGTCCTCTTCACGTCAGAACAT AGTCACTATTCCATAAAGAAGGCTGGAGCTGCACTTGGCTTTGGAACCGACAATGTGATTTTGATAAAGTGCAATGAAAG GGGGAAGATAATTCCAGCTGATTTAGAGGCAAAAATTCTTGAAGCCAAGCAAAAG GGATACGTTCCCCTTTATGTCAATGCAACTGCTGGTACAACTGTTTATGGAGCTTTCGATCCCATACAGGAGATTGCAGATATATGTGAGAAATACAACCTGTGGCTACATGTCGAC GCTGCCTGGGGCGGTGGGCTGCTTATGTCCAGGAAGCACCGCCACAAACTCAGTGGCATAGAAAG GGCCAACTCAGTCACCTGGAACCCTCACAAGATGATGGGCGTGCTGTTGCAGTGCTCGGCCATCCTCGTCAAGGAAAAG GGTATACTCCAAGGATGCAACCAGATGTGTGCAGGATACCTTTTCCAGCCAGACAAACAGTATGATGTCTCCTATGACACTGGGGACAAGGCAATCCAGTGTGGCCGCCACGTGGACATTTTCAAGTTCTGGCTGATGTGGAAAGCAAAG GGCACAGTGGGATTTGAAAATCAGATCAACAAATGCTTGGAGCTGGCTGAATACCTCTATGCcaagattaaaaacagagaagaatttGAGATGGTTTTCGATGGTGAG CCTGAGCATACAAATGTCTGTTTCTGGTATATTCCACAAAGCCTCAGGGGCATTCCAGATAGCCCTGAACGACGGGAAAAACTACACAGG GTGGCCCCCAAAATCAAAGCCCTGATGATGGAGTCTGGCACGACCATGGTTGGCTACCAGCCCCAGGGGGACAAGGCCAACTTTTTCCGGATGGTCATCTCGAACCCAGCTGCTACACAGTCCGATATTGACTTCCTCATCGAGGAGATAGAAAGACTGGGCCAGGATCTGTAA
- the GAD1 gene encoding glutamate decarboxylase 1 isoform X1 → MRRFGPRCLCVPFPGCCGRPSSPQGGGQGTGPGGWVLAYDTWCGVAHGCTRKLGLKICGFLQRTNSLEEKSRLVSAFKERQSSKNLLSCENSDRDGRFRRTETDFSNLFARDLLPAKNGEEQTVQFLLEVVDILLNYVRKTFDRSTKVLDFHHPHQLLEGMEGFNLELSDHPESLEQILVDCRDTLKYGVRTGHPRFFNQLSTGLDIIGLAGEWLTSTANTNMFTYEIAPVFVLMEQITLKKMREIVGWSSKDGDGIFSPGGAISNMYSIMAARYKFFPEVKTKGMAAVPKLVLFTSEHSHYSIKKAGAALGFGTDNVILIKCNERGKIIPADLEAKILEAKQKGYVPLYVNATAGTTVYGAFDPIQEIADICEKYNLWLHVDAAWGGGLLMSRKHRHKLSGIERANSVTWNPHKMMGVLLQCSAILVKEKGILQGCNQMCAGYLFQPDKQYDVSYDTGDKAIQCGRHVDIFKFWLMWKAKGTVGFENQINKCLELAEYLYAKIKNREEFEMVFDGEPEHTNVCFWYIPQSLRGIPDSPERREKLHRVAPKIKALMMESGTTMVGYQPQGDKANFFRMVISNPAATQSDIDFLIEEIERLGQDL, encoded by the exons GCTTCCTGCAAAGGACCAACAGCCTGGAAGAGAAGAGCCGGCTTGTGAGCGCCTTCAAGGAGAGGCAGTCCTCCAAAAACCTGCTTTCCTGTGAAAACAGCGACAGGGATGGACGCTTCCGGCGCACGGAGACGGACTTCTCCAACCTGTTTGCTCGAG ATCTGCTTCCGGCTAAGAACGGGGAAGAGCAAACTGTGCAGTTCCTACTGGAGGTGGTAGACATACTCCTCAACTATGTCCGCAAGACATTTGATCGCTCCACCAAGGTGCTGGACTTCCATCACCCGCACCAGCTGCTGGAAGGCATGGAGGGCTTCAACTTGGAGCTCTCTGACCACCCTGAGTCCCTGGAACAGATCTTGGTTGACTGCAGAGACACCCTGAAGTATGGGGTTCGTACAG GTCACCCTCGATTTTTCAACCAGCTCTCCACTGGACTGGATATCATTGGTTTAGCTGGCGAATGGCTGACATCAACTGCCAATACCAATAT GTTTACATATGAAATTGCACCAGTATTTGTCCTCATGGAGCAAATAACACTTAAGAAGATGAGGGAGATAGTTGGATGGTCAAGTAAAGACGGTGATGGGATATTTTCTCCTg GGGGAGCCATCTCTAACATGTACAGCATCATGGCCGCTCGCTACAAGTTCTTCCCGGAAGTTAAGACAAAGGGCATGGCAGCTGTTCCCAAACTGGTCCTCTTCACGTCAGAACAT AGTCACTATTCCATAAAGAAGGCTGGAGCTGCACTTGGCTTTGGAACCGACAATGTGATTTTGATAAAGTGCAATGAAAG GGGGAAGATAATTCCAGCTGATTTAGAGGCAAAAATTCTTGAAGCCAAGCAAAAG GGATACGTTCCCCTTTATGTCAATGCAACTGCTGGTACAACTGTTTATGGAGCTTTCGATCCCATACAGGAGATTGCAGATATATGTGAGAAATACAACCTGTGGCTACATGTCGAC GCTGCCTGGGGCGGTGGGCTGCTTATGTCCAGGAAGCACCGCCACAAACTCAGTGGCATAGAAAG GGCCAACTCAGTCACCTGGAACCCTCACAAGATGATGGGCGTGCTGTTGCAGTGCTCGGCCATCCTCGTCAAGGAAAAG GGTATACTCCAAGGATGCAACCAGATGTGTGCAGGATACCTTTTCCAGCCAGACAAACAGTATGATGTCTCCTATGACACTGGGGACAAGGCAATCCAGTGTGGCCGCCACGTGGACATTTTCAAGTTCTGGCTGATGTGGAAAGCAAAG GGCACAGTGGGATTTGAAAATCAGATCAACAAATGCTTGGAGCTGGCTGAATACCTCTATGCcaagattaaaaacagagaagaatttGAGATGGTTTTCGATGGTGAG CCTGAGCATACAAATGTCTGTTTCTGGTATATTCCACAAAGCCTCAGGGGCATTCCAGATAGCCCTGAACGACGGGAAAAACTACACAGG GTGGCCCCCAAAATCAAAGCCCTGATGATGGAGTCTGGCACGACCATGGTTGGCTACCAGCCCCAGGGGGACAAGGCCAACTTTTTCCGGATGGTCATCTCGAACCCAGCTGCTACACAGTCCGATATTGACTTCCTCATCGAGGAGATAGAAAGACTGGGCCAGGATCTGTAA